Proteins from a single region of Lentimicrobium saccharophilum:
- a CDS encoding carbohydrate kinase family protein — protein sequence MIYTIGECLLDIIFRNGQPEWSCPGGSMLNSAVSLGRYGQPVAFISETGNDRIGDMIHDFLSKNGVTINHLLVYEGKSTLALAFLDDRGDAAYQFYHQLPTIAPEFRNPDFNSADLLMFGSYYSISDRNQGNIGRVVSRAVESGATVLYDPNFRRPHLDNLPQTISAIIRNISMADLVRASDEDMNLIAGAENGKHAYDFVRESGCKLLVYTRNREGVDLFTPWFTKHYHVPAVTVVSTVGAGDSFNAGLASVIHQYGNILPDEVFWDEAIGRAIIFAAEVCGSRENFIGWQGAPPYRI from the coding sequence ATGATCTACACTATAGGTGAATGTCTGCTGGATATTATTTTCAGAAACGGACAGCCGGAATGGTCCTGCCCGGGCGGCAGTATGCTCAATTCTGCAGTTTCGCTCGGCAGATATGGTCAGCCTGTTGCCTTTATTTCCGAAACGGGTAATGACCGTATCGGGGATATGATCCATGATTTTCTTTCGAAAAATGGTGTAACCATCAATCATTTATTGGTTTATGAAGGGAAGAGCACGCTGGCACTGGCATTCCTCGACGATCGTGGTGATGCCGCCTATCAGTTTTACCATCAGTTGCCAACCATTGCCCCTGAGTTCAGGAACCCTGATTTTAATTCAGCAGATTTGCTGATGTTCGGCTCTTATTATTCTATATCAGACAGAAATCAAGGCAATATCGGGAGAGTTGTCAGCAGGGCGGTTGAATCAGGTGCCACGGTTTTATACGATCCTAATTTCAGGAGACCCCACCTTGATAATCTGCCTCAAACCATTTCAGCCATCATTAGAAATATTTCGATGGCTGACCTGGTGCGTGCCTCGGATGAAGACATGAATCTGATTGCAGGTGCAGAGAATGGAAAGCATGCCTATGATTTCGTCAGGGAATCCGGATGCAAACTGCTGGTTTATACACGGAACCGGGAAGGTGTGGATTTGTTTACACCTTGGTTTACAAAACATTATCATGTTCCGGCTGTGACGGTTGTCAGCACAGTTGGTGCGGGCGACAGCTTTAATGCTGGATTGGCATCCGTAATCCACCAATACGGAAATATTTTGCCTGATGAAGTTTTTTGGGATGAAGCAATCGGCAGGGCGATTATCTTTGCAGCAGAGGTTTGCGGCAGCCGGGAGAATTTCATTGGCTGGCAGGGTGCCCCTCCTTACCGGATATGA
- a CDS encoding 1-acyl-sn-glycerol-3-phosphate acyltransferase — protein MIKKYIASFLLKILGWRIVGNIPEGAGKCVVMMAPHTANIDFFYGWLGYASLGYKSYFLIKKEAFNWFTGRILRAMGGIPVDRGHSTNIVHQLTEVFQRKEKMILTITPEGTRKLNRNWKRGFYFIAENSNVPVVMGFLDYKTKEGGFGPSFMPSGNYDEDFSMIRQFYKDKHPRHPEKFSLPPEK, from the coding sequence ATGATAAAAAAATACATCGCATCATTCCTTCTGAAAATCCTTGGCTGGCGTATTGTCGGTAACATTCCCGAAGGTGCCGGAAAGTGTGTGGTTATGATGGCTCCGCATACGGCAAATATAGATTTCTTCTACGGCTGGCTGGGGTATGCAAGTCTTGGTTATAAATCCTATTTTCTTATTAAAAAGGAAGCCTTTAACTGGTTTACCGGCAGAATTCTGCGTGCAATGGGGGGTATTCCGGTCGACAGGGGGCACAGCACCAATATCGTTCATCAACTGACCGAGGTATTTCAAAGGAAAGAAAAGATGATTCTTACCATTACTCCTGAAGGCACCAGGAAACTGAACCGGAACTGGAAACGCGGATTTTATTTTATTGCCGAAAATTCAAATGTCCCGGTTGTTATGGGATTTCTGGATTACAAAACCAAGGAAGGGGGGTTTGGTCCTTCTTTTATGCCTTCAGGGAATTATGATGAAGATTTCAGCATGATCAGGCAATTCTATAAGGATAAACATCCCCGCCATCCTGAAAAATTTTCCCTTCCGCCTGAAAAATGA
- the porU gene encoding type IX secretion system sortase PorU, whose product MKIKSPFLAFCFAALSLSLTGQVSVLKSLEWERPATLVRGTDSSVSAPSFKGAQFPFLPESNMPAYVNRFRLPEGHRLIEVQLSGEKFIPLTDSDRILLAGEELPKQLTPEVELMYENGRPWAMVTIVPFALEPSSGQIMKLSEFRLDFITASEPASEKNERSYAMNSVLASGDWYKIYINETGIYRLTYNDLKNLGINVNGLNPDMIRIFGNGGRMLPEGAGGSRIDDLAENAIKVVTASPGVFAQGDYILFYGQGTLAWNMNPFSARMEHLKHPYADEACYFVTIGPVAGKRIAVDPGPVEEPNFYSVEYTDFRVHENDNLSLIKSGRKWFGEKLDYYTRTFSIPSFQFAEPVANETALVRYGLAGRSLAGQISFNILVNGEQVASSSLSKIVSDWDYVREVTTTTSFVPGSNKLDVQVRFNPVSSTDFGYIDFVSLNVRCRLKYPGGQLAFRDPKTVSAGRITSFTLDNAVEGLEIWDVTDPADVKFIQPVRVGNQYTFKRNTERLVEMIAHDNSTFNEVKLGEKVKNQNLHSTGNYDLIIVTHPDFNTDATRLAAAHNNKGEISAIVVPLPEIYNEFSSGIQDITAIRDFMKMLYDRGREAGFPKYLLLFGNASYDVKNRVAGNSIFIPTYQSDNSVHLVNSFLTDDYYGLLDEGEGALNAAGLLDIGIGRLPVRNAEQSKVVTDKILHYLENPASTHGDWRNVIVVPADDENRNTHLNQAEKLINSIDTLDPVYNVNKIYFDAYKKQSTPGGGRYPDVNREIVSRVEKGALLVNYVGHGGEVGWADERVLEISDINAWTNYERMGMFFTATCEFSRFDNPLHTSAGELVFLNPEGGAMSMITTTRLAFASSNSQLNLSFADTLFDVKSHEIPRLGDVLKYTKNTNGNSPNTRHLTLFGDPSMRLPIPQHRVVTTSITDAVTGNPADTLFANSLVTVSGEVRRVDGTFMDDFNGVLSVKVFDKPSKVNTLGQHPESFVVEFKAQKNIVYQGKASVKEGNFTFTFPVPRDIDYSIGNGKISLYASNGIEDAHGYSTDFKIGGSVAQNQTDLTGPAIRLFLNDTNFIDGGITSENPKLIAYLYDESGINTVGNGIGHDIVATIDGDSYDGIVLNDYYVSDLDSYQSGMINYQYFNLPDGEHTLTLKAWDVFNNSGQSSINFTVKRKIVLAVDEVVAYPNPSGADVWFRFGHNQFDGKFDVELNVYSSSGMLVRTIGPERVISEGYTAGNIHWDGRNDDGSPVRAGLYLCRLMIRDRNGYTSGNTVKVVMVR is encoded by the coding sequence ATGAAAATAAAATCGCCTTTTCTTGCTTTTTGTTTCGCTGCATTATCTCTGAGTCTAACAGGTCAGGTTTCTGTGCTGAAATCACTGGAATGGGAGCGTCCGGCCACCCTTGTGCGGGGTACCGATTCCTCAGTATCTGCACCTTCATTTAAAGGTGCGCAGTTCCCTTTTCTGCCTGAAAGCAATATGCCCGCATATGTTAATCGCTTCAGGCTGCCGGAAGGGCATCGTTTAATTGAGGTTCAGTTATCGGGTGAAAAGTTTATTCCGCTTACGGATTCTGACAGGATTCTGTTGGCAGGAGAAGAGTTGCCTAAACAACTGACACCTGAGGTTGAGTTGATGTACGAAAACGGCAGACCCTGGGCAATGGTTACGATAGTGCCCTTCGCTCTGGAGCCGTCTTCGGGTCAGATCATGAAATTGTCGGAATTCCGGCTGGATTTTATCACTGCTTCCGAACCGGCATCCGAAAAAAATGAGCGCAGTTATGCCATGAACTCCGTGCTTGCTTCGGGAGACTGGTATAAGATTTACATTAACGAAACCGGGATTTACCGTTTAACTTATAATGATCTGAAGAACCTGGGAATCAATGTAAATGGTTTGAATCCTGATATGATCCGGATTTTCGGGAATGGCGGCCGTATGCTTCCTGAGGGGGCCGGTGGAAGCAGGATTGATGATCTGGCTGAGAATGCCATAAAGGTGGTAACCGCAAGTCCCGGTGTTTTTGCACAGGGTGATTATATTCTTTTTTATGGTCAGGGTACGCTGGCATGGAATATGAACCCGTTTTCAGCGCGGATGGAACATCTGAAGCATCCTTACGCGGATGAAGCCTGCTATTTTGTTACCATTGGCCCGGTTGCAGGTAAGAGGATCGCTGTGGATCCCGGCCCGGTGGAAGAACCTAACTTTTATTCAGTTGAATATACCGATTTCCGGGTTCATGAAAATGATAACCTCAGTCTGATTAAAAGCGGAAGAAAATGGTTCGGGGAGAAACTGGATTACTATACCAGAACGTTTTCAATTCCTTCTTTTCAGTTTGCTGAGCCGGTAGCAAATGAAACAGCCCTTGTTCGTTATGGGTTGGCAGGCAGGTCATTGGCAGGGCAGATTTCCTTTAATATTCTGGTAAATGGCGAACAGGTAGCAAGCAGCTCGTTGTCAAAAATCGTTTCTGATTGGGACTATGTAAGAGAAGTTACCACAACCACTTCATTTGTACCTGGGAGCAATAAACTTGATGTTCAGGTAAGATTTAACCCGGTGAGCAGCACCGATTTCGGTTACATTGATTTTGTTTCATTGAATGTCCGTTGCCGGTTGAAGTATCCGGGAGGGCAGCTTGCGTTCAGGGACCCGAAAACGGTTTCCGCTGGAAGGATTACTTCCTTTACACTCGATAATGCAGTTGAAGGACTTGAGATCTGGGATGTTACCGATCCGGCCGATGTAAAATTCATTCAGCCTGTAAGAGTTGGGAATCAATATACTTTCAAGAGAAATACAGAACGGCTGGTTGAGATGATCGCGCATGACAATTCTACTTTCAATGAGGTGAAACTTGGTGAGAAAGTAAAAAATCAGAATCTGCATTCTACCGGTAATTACGATCTGATTATCGTAACACATCCTGATTTTAATACTGATGCCACGCGACTGGCGGCAGCCCACAACAATAAGGGAGAAATTTCGGCCATCGTTGTGCCTCTCCCCGAAATTTACAATGAGTTTTCTTCGGGGATACAGGATATTACTGCAATCCGTGACTTTATGAAGATGCTTTACGATCGTGGCAGGGAGGCCGGATTTCCCAAATATCTGCTGCTTTTTGGCAATGCTTCATACGATGTGAAGAACAGGGTGGCAGGTAATTCCATTTTTATTCCAACGTACCAGAGCGATAATTCTGTGCATCTGGTAAACTCTTTCCTTACTGATGATTATTATGGTCTGCTGGATGAAGGCGAAGGTGCGCTGAATGCTGCCGGATTGTTGGATATCGGTATTGGACGGCTCCCGGTCAGAAATGCTGAACAATCAAAAGTCGTTACAGATAAAATTTTGCATTACCTCGAAAATCCGGCTTCCACGCATGGCGATTGGCGCAATGTGATTGTGGTGCCGGCGGATGATGAAAACAGAAACACTCACCTGAACCAGGCCGAAAAGCTGATAAATAGCATTGACACGCTTGATCCGGTTTATAACGTCAATAAAATTTATTTTGATGCATATAAAAAGCAATCGACGCCCGGAGGAGGCCGTTACCCTGATGTAAATCGCGAAATTGTGAGCCGTGTTGAAAAAGGGGCGCTGCTGGTGAATTATGTCGGACATGGCGGGGAAGTCGGATGGGCTGATGAAAGGGTGCTTGAAATTTCCGACATCAATGCCTGGACCAATTATGAAAGGATGGGAATGTTCTTTACAGCAACCTGTGAGTTTTCGAGGTTTGACAATCCCCTTCATACTTCGGCCGGTGAACTGGTATTCCTTAATCCCGAAGGAGGGGCCATGTCGATGATTACCACCACCCGTCTGGCTTTTGCCTCAAGTAATTCGCAGCTTAACCTTAGTTTTGCCGATACCCTGTTCGATGTAAAAAGTCATGAAATTCCCCGCCTGGGAGATGTGTTGAAATACACCAAAAATACCAATGGGAATTCTCCGAACACGCGACATTTGACCTTGTTTGGCGATCCTTCTATGCGCCTGCCTATTCCACAGCACAGGGTAGTAACAACCTCAATCACCGACGCTGTTACCGGTAATCCTGCCGATACCCTGTTTGCAAACAGTCTTGTGACAGTTTCGGGGGAAGTGAGACGTGTCGACGGAACATTTATGGATGACTTTAACGGCGTCTTATCTGTTAAGGTTTTTGACAAACCTTCTAAGGTTAATACCCTCGGACAGCATCCCGAAAGTTTTGTTGTCGAATTCAAGGCCCAGAAAAACATTGTTTACCAGGGAAAAGCGTCAGTTAAGGAAGGAAACTTTACATTTACATTCCCGGTGCCCAGGGATATTGATTATTCCATAGGGAATGGCAAAATCAGTTTATATGCATCCAATGGCATTGAAGATGCACATGGGTATTCTACCGATTTTAAAATCGGCGGGTCGGTTGCTCAAAATCAGACAGATCTTACCGGGCCGGCTATCAGGCTTTTCCTGAATGACACCAATTTTATTGATGGGGGCATTACAAGTGAAAATCCCAAACTGATTGCTTATCTGTATGATGAGAGCGGGATAAACACGGTAGGCAACGGAATCGGGCATGATATTGTTGCTACCATCGACGGTGACAGCTACGATGGCATTGTGCTGAACGATTATTATGTTTCGGATCTTGACAGCTATCAGAGCGGGATGATTAATTATCAGTATTTTAATCTGCCGGATGGCGAACATACCCTTACCCTGAAAGCCTGGGATGTATTCAATAACTCAGGTCAGTCGAGCATCAATTTTACTGTAAAACGTAAGATAGTTCTTGCAGTGGACGAGGTAGTGGCTTATCCGAATCCATCGGGTGCTGATGTTTGGTTCCGGTTTGGTCATAATCAGTTTGATGGTAAATTTGACGTTGAACTGAATGTTTATTCTTCATCAGGGATGCTGGTGAGGACAATCGGACCCGAACGGGTGATTTCGGAAGGGTATACAGCCGGTAATATCCACTGGGATGGCCGTAATGACGACGGGAGTCCGGTCAGAGCAGGTCTTTACCTCTGTCGTCTTATGATCCGCGACCGTAATGGGTATACCTCCGGCAACACGGTGAAAGTGGTTATGGTCAGATAA
- a CDS encoding Sb-PDE family phosphodiesterase, with protein sequence MKRKIILLFFVFTGLFTGLIAQDGARRNFNIPDIPGYHTLKCDFHIHTVFSDGLVWPTLRVVEAWQEGLDVIAITDHIEYKPFKSDVNTDLNRPYQLAADKAEKLGILLIQGGEITRRMPPGHSNALFLDDVNRLDTAKWEDAFAEAKRQGAFIFWNHPGWKAQQPDTILWFDEHSGLLNQGMLHGIEIVNYKEYYPAAFAWALEKDLTLLGNSDIHGTIAQEYNLAQGEKRPMTIVFARERTVKGVKDALFEKRTVVYFDGDLYGREEWLKRLFAACTGQENNARASVNNRRSVFVTNYSGIDFHLVPGKEAQGYGLIYPLDLPAYSTIELSIKLNGDAAAVQGSIPLGFVVENAFIAPGKPLNTTIRF encoded by the coding sequence ATGAAAAGAAAAATTATTCTGTTATTTTTCGTCTTTACGGGTTTATTTACCGGCCTCATTGCACAGGATGGTGCGCGCCGTAACTTCAATATTCCCGATATCCCGGGCTATCATACATTAAAGTGTGATTTTCATATTCACACGGTTTTTTCTGACGGACTGGTGTGGCCAACACTCCGGGTTGTTGAGGCCTGGCAGGAAGGGCTGGATGTAATTGCCATAACGGATCACATCGAGTATAAGCCATTTAAGTCTGATGTTAATACTGACCTGAACCGGCCATATCAATTGGCTGCTGATAAAGCAGAAAAACTGGGCATTTTATTGATACAAGGCGGGGAAATAACCCGGAGAATGCCTCCGGGACATTCCAATGCCTTATTTCTGGATGATGTGAACCGGCTGGATACGGCAAAATGGGAAGATGCCTTTGCTGAAGCGAAAAGGCAGGGTGCTTTTATATTCTGGAATCATCCCGGATGGAAAGCACAGCAACCGGATACCATCCTCTGGTTTGATGAACACTCCGGATTATTGAATCAGGGGATGCTGCATGGGATTGAAATAGTTAACTATAAGGAATACTACCCTGCAGCTTTTGCCTGGGCGCTTGAAAAGGACCTTACTTTACTCGGGAATTCTGATATTCACGGGACTATTGCACAGGAATACAATCTGGCGCAGGGGGAGAAGCGGCCTATGACCATCGTATTTGCCAGGGAACGGACTGTTAAAGGTGTTAAGGATGCACTTTTCGAAAAAAGGACTGTGGTTTACTTCGATGGCGATCTGTATGGGCGTGAAGAATGGTTGAAACGATTGTTTGCTGCGTGTACCGGGCAGGAGAATAATGCCAGGGCGTCAGTAAATAACCGCAGAAGTGTTTTTGTAACCAATTACAGCGGAATTGATTTTCACCTGGTTCCCGGAAAAGAGGCGCAAGGCTATGGTTTGATCTATCCTTTGGATCTGCCCGCTTATTCTACCATTGAGTTGTCTATTAAGTTAAATGGCGATGCTGCTGCAGTGCAGGGTTCAATTCCGCTCGGTTTTGTGGTAGAGAATGCTTTTATTGCGCCCGGCAAGCCTTTGAATACAACAATCAGGTTTTAA
- the porU gene encoding type IX secretion system sortase PorU, with protein MPYAGHPADDNTEHYWLHCESCYNTEETGLPVYSFYAEGHFDVLPELSFTSMQYAELTMAEREAFDQSDSASWSGESDYNATLVYDRGEGRLLINLVPLRRNKLTGVIEKLISFDLKVEGGNERSGMESRQYTASSVLSAGDWYRVAVKKTGIQQLTYDDLSAMGVMVNGLSSSGIRVHGYGGGMLPERAGATRYDDLPEVPVMVIDGGDGKFDPGDYFLFYGQGPLAWKYNIQSGLFEHKPHLYSDESYYFITTGSTPGRRIPEFPQPQTGVPTIVNSFDFYDAYHSDEVNLIKSGKEWFGDIFDLITSRDYTFKSFVPETSRPLQVRLSAAARSTSASFFTLAASDKTFNLFIPSIITDFNTNYARMSTETFEIEHNGSFNGLKINYNKPVNSAIGWLNFIELNAVAMLNFSGGQFAFRKTGLQDVVEYRVTTTTTHDWLWDVTDPLNPGYIQPSVSAGTLTFRALADTLREYILSDASSFLKPVFVEQVANQDLHSMGSADMVILTHPLFAEEAARLAAFHSQHNDFSVIVVQPQAIYNEFSSGAQDISAIRDFMKMLWHRGGEGIKPRFMLLFGDASYDYKDRLAGNTNFIPTFQAPESLHPVTSYATDDFFGCIDDNEGGFSTDIMDIGVGRLVVATPEEARMAVDKIIHYATAAESVHGDWRNMIAFVADDGDGNEHMRQADQIATMIDTTYRKYNIDKIFLDAYPQISTPGGQRAPDATAAINQRLEKGALIVNYTGHGGETGWTHERILEISDINSWTNYDRLPVFMTATCEFSRYDDPLRRSGGELVFLNPRGGGIALFTTARPTFGTPNFNLARNFYNIALKPDGNGMPFLGDLIRISKRVTGSDPNSKKFVLLGDPAMKMAYPKYDVITTEINGRTVNGDADTLRALGEITISGIVADNDRNILAGFNGVVTAIVFDKESQINTFGSDGANSMSFTVRRNIIYKGNVMVEDGRFSLTFIVPRDIGYQFGQGKISYYATNGEQDAAGYYTDIVIGGISNKNLDDYDGPEISIFMNNTDFRPGGFTDENPVMLALLADISGINTIGNGIGHDIVAILDGKTDSPYILNEYYQSDLNTFQSGKVVFPFKNLSPGLHTLRLKTWDVNNNSADASITFYVVSSGEMVIGSFDAYPNPMNDFTRFEFDHNQSGQDLELTLSIFSLSGASVAVLNRTVFADGFRTTAFEWDGRNNQGRPLNPGFYIGRLVVNSATGLQASKSVKISIVR; from the coding sequence ATGCCATACGCCGGACATCCGGCAGATGACAACACTGAACACTACTGGCTGCATTGTGAATCGTGTTACAACACTGAAGAAACCGGCTTGCCTGTTTACAGCTTTTATGCTGAAGGTCATTTTGATGTGCTTCCTGAACTGAGCTTCACTTCCATGCAATATGCTGAGTTGACGATGGCTGAAAGAGAAGCATTTGATCAATCGGATTCAGCAAGCTGGTCAGGTGAATCTGATTATAATGCCACGTTAGTTTATGACCGGGGCGAAGGTCGTCTTTTAATAAATTTAGTGCCGCTGAGAAGGAATAAGTTGACCGGTGTAATTGAAAAACTGATTTCTTTTGATCTGAAAGTTGAAGGAGGCAATGAGAGAAGTGGAATGGAATCCCGGCAATATACAGCTTCTTCCGTACTTTCTGCAGGCGATTGGTATAGGGTTGCTGTGAAAAAGACTGGTATTCAACAGCTTACGTATGATGACCTTTCGGCGATGGGCGTGATGGTGAATGGCCTTTCTTCATCCGGTATCAGGGTTCACGGGTATGGAGGAGGTATGCTTCCTGAACGGGCAGGTGCAACGAGATATGATGATCTGCCTGAGGTCCCGGTCATGGTGATTGATGGCGGAGATGGTAAATTTGATCCGGGCGATTATTTTCTTTTTTATGGACAAGGGCCCCTGGCATGGAAGTATAATATCCAATCCGGGTTGTTTGAACATAAGCCCCATCTTTATTCAGATGAATCCTATTATTTTATAACGACAGGCTCAACTCCCGGCAGGCGAATTCCTGAATTCCCCCAGCCCCAGACGGGCGTACCCACCATCGTGAACTCATTTGATTTCTATGATGCATATCATTCTGACGAGGTAAACCTCATCAAATCGGGTAAGGAATGGTTCGGGGATATTTTCGATCTGATTACTTCGCGTGACTATACCTTTAAGTCATTTGTTCCTGAAACATCCAGACCTCTTCAGGTCAGGCTGAGTGCTGCAGCACGTTCGACATCCGCGAGTTTCTTTACGTTGGCAGCATCAGACAAGACATTTAACCTTTTTATTCCTTCGATTATCACTGATTTCAATACCAACTATGCCAGGATGTCGACTGAAACATTCGAAATCGAGCACAACGGTAGTTTCAATGGTCTCAAAATCAATTATAATAAGCCGGTAAACAGTGCGATCGGGTGGCTGAATTTTATTGAGCTTAATGCAGTAGCCATGCTGAACTTCAGTGGCGGCCAGTTTGCTTTCAGAAAGACCGGTTTGCAGGATGTTGTTGAATACCGGGTAACAACGACTACAACACATGACTGGCTGTGGGATGTTACCGATCCCCTGAATCCCGGCTACATTCAGCCCTCAGTCTCTGCAGGTACCCTTACTTTCAGGGCGCTGGCAGATACACTGAGGGAGTATATCCTGAGTGATGCATCTTCTTTCCTGAAACCTGTTTTTGTTGAACAGGTTGCCAATCAGGATTTGCATTCAATGGGGTCTGCCGATATGGTAATTCTTACTCATCCGTTATTCGCGGAGGAAGCAGCTCGCCTGGCCGCTTTTCATAGCCAGCATAATGATTTTAGTGTTATTGTTGTCCAGCCACAGGCTATTTACAATGAGTTTTCTTCAGGTGCACAGGATATCAGTGCCATCCGCGATTTCATGAAGATGCTCTGGCATCGCGGTGGTGAAGGGATTAAACCCCGCTTTATGCTGCTTTTTGGTGATGCATCATACGATTATAAGGACAGATTGGCAGGTAATACCAACTTTATCCCCACATTTCAGGCCCCTGAATCGCTTCATCCCGTTACTTCCTATGCTACCGACGATTTCTTCGGATGTATTGACGACAATGAGGGTGGTTTTTCCACAGACATTATGGATATCGGTGTTGGCCGGCTTGTGGTTGCAACGCCTGAAGAAGCCCGGATGGCTGTAGATAAGATTATACATTATGCAACCGCTGCCGAATCGGTACATGGTGATTGGCGGAATATGATTGCATTTGTTGCCGACGACGGCGATGGTAACGAGCATATGCGGCAGGCTGACCAGATCGCAACCATGATTGACACGACTTATAGAAAATATAATATTGATAAAATATTTCTGGATGCTTATCCACAGATTTCGACTCCCGGCGGGCAGCGGGCCCCTGATGCAACCGCCGCAATCAACCAGCGGTTGGAAAAGGGTGCACTGATTGTAAATTACACCGGACATGGAGGAGAAACAGGTTGGACACACGAACGGATTCTTGAAATTTCCGATATCAACAGTTGGACCAACTATGACCGTTTGCCGGTCTTTATGACGGCAACCTGTGAATTCAGCCGCTATGATGATCCGCTCAGGCGATCAGGAGGGGAACTGGTGTTTCTGAATCCCCGGGGCGGCGGAATAGCATTGTTTACTACGGCAAGACCCACTTTTGGAACCCCCAACTTCAACCTTGCACGCAATTTTTACAACATTGCCCTGAAACCGGATGGCAATGGTATGCCATTCCTCGGGGATCTCATCAGAATTTCAAAAAGGGTGACAGGATCAGATCCCAACAGTAAGAAGTTTGTGCTGCTGGGCGACCCTGCAATGAAAATGGCTTACCCAAAGTATGATGTTATTACAACAGAAATTAACGGCCGCACAGTTAACGGTGATGCAGATACACTCAGGGCATTGGGTGAAATAACCATCAGTGGAATTGTAGCCGATAATGACAGAAATATTCTTGCAGGATTTAACGGTGTTGTTACAGCGATTGTATTTGATAAGGAAAGCCAGATAAATACTTTTGGAAGTGACGGGGCAAATTCAATGTCATTTACAGTGAGGAGAAATATTATTTATAAAGGCAACGTGATGGTTGAGGATGGCCGTTTCAGCTTGACTTTTATTGTCCCACGCGACATCGGGTATCAGTTCGGTCAGGGGAAAATCAGTTATTATGCCACCAACGGGGAGCAGGATGCTGCAGGGTACTACACTGACATTGTTATTGGAGGGATCAGCAATAAGAATCTGGATGATTATGATGGGCCGGAGATATCCATTTTTATGAACAACACCGATTTCCGGCCGGGCGGATTTACCGACGAGAATCCGGTAATGCTTGCCCTGCTTGCGGATATCAGCGGCATCAACACCATCGGCAACGGCATAGGCCATGATATCGTTGCCATTCTGGATGGAAAAACAGATAGTCCGTATATTCTGAATGAGTATTATCAATCGGACCTGAATACTTTTCAGAGTGGAAAGGTTGTATTTCCGTTTAAAAATCTTTCGCCTGGTTTGCACACCCTCAGATTGAAGACCTGGGATGTTAACAATAACTCCGCGGATGCCAGCATTACCTTTTATGTTGTTTCATCCGGCGAGATGGTGATCGGAAGCTTCGACGCTTATCCCAATCCCATGAATGACTTTACCAGGTTTGAGTTCGACCATAATCAGTCTGGTCAGGATCTGGAGTTGACCCTGAGCATCTTTTCATTGTCCGGTGCTTCTGTGGCAGTGCTGAACCGGACTGTTTTTGCGGATGGTTTCCGGACAACAGCTTTTGAATGGGATGGACGCAATAACCAGGGCCGTCCGTTAAATCCCGGTTTTTATATCGGACGCTTGGTTGTTAATAGCGCAACCGGGCTTCAGGCTTCAAAATCTGTTAAAATTTCGATTGTCAGATGA